From the Moorena sp. SIOASIH genome, the window GGCATGGCAGTCGATCCAGACCGGCTCGGATGAATACAGTCTGGATGATGTCAGACGTTATTGGCAAAGAGCAGTCAAACAAGAACCTGACTCTTGGACTTACCGTAATGCCCTAGGGTTTGCCTATTACGCTGAAGGCAAATACGAAGGAGCTAACCAAGCTTGGTATGATGCATTGTACAGGAGTAGCAACAAGAAATCTACAACAGTTGGATCTGGAAAATCCAGCAATTCCCAAAAATTGAATACCTATGCTGGCTTAGCGCTAGGGTCGTGGAAATCGGCTCAAGAACAAAACGGAGCTAAGCGGGCGAGTTTGTCCCAACAATCCCTCAAGCTACGGCAACATGTGCTCACCAATGACCCGATTAACTTCCAACCTGATGCCTTGAGCAAGAACTGGCTTTGGTCACAGCAAGCGATTAAAGATTGGCAATCGCTTTTAGAGGTTAGAACTTCTAACAATTGACGGGTTTTGCGTCAACGGTCAAGAGTGAACCAAGGGCAAATTAGCAAATTAAGGGCACATTAAATCACCACTAGCATCAGCTGATTATTGATCCCGCATCAAGGAAGACAGAGAGCGGCGCTTACGCATATCCATCATGTTGGCAAGAGTCTCGTCTTGAGCATTGGTCTGATCAGTAGGCTCTGGTGGCAAAACCGTTACCTCGGTCTGTTGGTCATCACTCCTGTTTTGTGATGGTGGTAATAATGGTACTGATTTGACTGGTTGTTGTTTGCGAGTCGCCTTACGGCGTCTAGAATTACGGCGTCGCCTTCTACTGCTGACACTAGATGTTATCGGTCTTTTCGGTTTCGTTTTCCGGCTTGAAAATTTTAGAGCCTGAGTAAGCAATAAGCAACCGCTGGCGCAGCCTACAGCAACAACACCAAACAAAGACAGAGGCACAGCCTCTTTCGCTGCTGATGCCCGCAGTTGGGCCAGAGCTGGTTGTGGATTATTGGCTTCTTCTTCAATCGGTCCAGGATCAATCAGACCAATAGTTGCTATGCTACCGGCTAAGACCATAACAACCCAAAGCCCAACCCAAACAGCAATCTGATGATTGTATATTAGCGTTTGGATGGACTGGAAGTAATCTTGCTTTTGAGCCTGATGACCAGATGGTTTAGACATCGACGCTCACGATTAGTTAAAAAACACGCTGACGGCATTTTAGCATGGCTAGTCAGTTCGACCAATGTCTTTAAGGAGGTTATTGGTGACACTACAGCGTAAATCCCAGTTTCAAGAGTATTTAACCCCTGAGAGTACTAATGAGACTACTACTGAGATCTCGACTCAAAATCCTACAGATTATGGTGTTAATTTGATAGACTCATCCTGTTCTCCAATCCCTAACCATAACCAAAACCATAACCAAGATCACAAGACCTCTCAATCTTGGACAATTGAGAAAAGTGAGGAGCTTTATCAGATCCAAGGCTGGGGAGAACCCTACTTTGCCATTAACACTGCTGGTCATATCATGGTGTCCCCTAAAGGCAATGGGGGCGGCTCGTTGGATTTGTTGGAACTGGTAGAATCCCTTAAGCAGCGCAACTTGGGACTACCATTACTAATCCATTTTTCAGATATTTTGGCAGACCAGATAGAGCAATTAAACGCCTGTTTTGCCCAAGCCATTAGTCGCTACAAATACCCTGGTCGTTACCAGGGAGTGTTTCCAGTTAAATGCAACCAGCATCGACATGTGGTAGAGGATGTCGTGTATTTTGGTCAACCTTATCAATTTGGTTTAGAAGTCGGTTCTAAACCTGAATTGATGATTGCTCTAGCAACATTGCTCACTCCGGATTCCCTAATTATTTGTAACGGCTACAAAGACCGGGAGTATCTTGAAACTGCCCTTTTAGCTAGGCGATTGGGACATAATCCGATAATTGTCCTAGAACAGCTAGAGGAAGTGCAGCTAATCATTGAGGTGGCGGCTTCGTTAGGAAGCATCAAACCAGTGCTGGGGGTGCGAGCCAAACTGAGTACACAAAGCATGGGTCGTTGGGGAAACTCTGTAGGAGATAAAGCTAAATTTGGTCTGAAAATTCCAGAAATACTCCAAGCCATTGACCAGCTACGGGAGGCTGGGATGCTTGATTCATTGCAGCTGTTGCACTTCCACATCGGCTCTCAAATCTCTGCCATTAGCGTGATTAAAGATGCTATTCGCGAAGCCAGCCAAATTTATGCTGAGCTGAAGGGATTAGGGGTGAATATGCAGTATCTAGATGTAGGTGGTGGCTTGGCAGTGGATTACGATGGCTCGAAAACCAACTTCCATGCCTCCAAAAACTACAACATGCAGAACTATGCTAATGACATTGTGGCTGCGGTGAAGGAAGCTTGTGAGGAACATCAAATTCCAGCACCAACACTGATTAGTGAAAGTGGTCGTGCGATCGCATCCCATCAATCAGTCCTGATCTTTGATGTTTTGAGTACCAGTGATGTCGCATCTCAATCCCCTCCACTGACAACGGAACAAGACCATCTAATTATCCGAAATCTTTGGGAAACTTACTGTACTATCGACCTTGAAAACTACCAGGAAGCTTATCATGATGCCATCGAGCTTAACCAAGAAGCAAAAAGCCTGTTTAGTTTAGGCTATCTGAGCATTACTGAGCGGGCTCAAGCCGAGCAGCTTTATTGGGCGTGCTGTCAGAAGATTCGGGAAATTATCAGAACACAAGAGTATGTTCCTGAGGATCTAGCAGACCTCGAAACGATCATGGCATCAATTTACTATGTCAACCTATCAGTCTTCCAATCAGTCCCAGATTGCTGGGGAATTAACCAGCTATTTCCGATTATGCCCATCCATCGGCTGGATGAAGAACCAACTCAAAGGGGTATCCTGGCTGACCTTACCTGCGATAGTGATGGTAAAATAGACCAATTTATTAACCTGCGGGATGTTAAATCGTTGCTGGAACTACATCCTTTGCGCAA encodes:
- the speA gene encoding biosynthetic arginine decarboxylase, producing the protein MSLRRLLVTLQRKSQFQEYLTPESTNETTTEISTQNPTDYGVNLIDSSCSPIPNHNQNHNQDHKTSQSWTIEKSEELYQIQGWGEPYFAINTAGHIMVSPKGNGGGSLDLLELVESLKQRNLGLPLLIHFSDILADQIEQLNACFAQAISRYKYPGRYQGVFPVKCNQHRHVVEDVVYFGQPYQFGLEVGSKPELMIALATLLTPDSLIICNGYKDREYLETALLARRLGHNPIIVLEQLEEVQLIIEVAASLGSIKPVLGVRAKLSTQSMGRWGNSVGDKAKFGLKIPEILQAIDQLREAGMLDSLQLLHFHIGSQISAISVIKDAIREASQIYAELKGLGVNMQYLDVGGGLAVDYDGSKTNFHASKNYNMQNYANDIVAAVKEACEEHQIPAPTLISESGRAIASHQSVLIFDVLSTSDVASQSPPLTTEQDHLIIRNLWETYCTIDLENYQEAYHDAIELNQEAKSLFSLGYLSITERAQAEQLYWACCQKIREIIRTQEYVPEDLADLETIMASIYYVNLSVFQSVPDCWGINQLFPIMPIHRLDEEPTQRGILADLTCDSDGKIDQFINLRDVKSLLELHPLRKAKEPGTISNSKSQIPNPKSKEPYYLGFFLVGAYQEIMGNLHNLFGDSNAVHIKLSPRGYEIEHVVKGDTITEVLGYVQYDTEDLVEGMRRRTEQALQEKRITLAESQRLLQNYERSLSSYTYFSS